From one Triticum aestivum cultivar Chinese Spring chromosome 4B, IWGSC CS RefSeq v2.1, whole genome shotgun sequence genomic stretch:
- the LOC123090877 gene encoding receptor protein kinase TMK1, translating to MQSPTVSTARRRRPAGFLLALAVLLAAVGAAAAAGGPASPQDAAAMQAVAKALGADKALSGWGTGDPCSWDGVTCDSGGRVTAVQVKNKGLTGTLAPEVRNLTALMRLELFSNSLTGPLPPLAGLDSLQILNIHDNRFTYIPGDFFKGLTALKEVYLDHNPFAAWPFPAGLADCVSLTNFSANSVNMTGTLPDFLGSMPSLQQLNLAMNSLSGPVPPSLAGATSLEVLWLNGQNGTDRLSGSISFVANLTKVTQLWLHSNAFTGPLPDFSGLTSLFELDLRDNQLTGPVPASLVNLKSLKNVSLGNNLLQGPTPNFAPSVEVDKSAGKNQFCLPPGQPCDPRVDLLLEVEAGFMYPAKLAAGWAGNDPCRYQLGVVCDSGKNITSLNFAKMGLNGSISPSIGKIATLQMLFLSDNNITGTVPKELAELPALRKVDLSNNNLYGKLPEFRKNVEVILDGNPNFGKPAPPPGPGGSSNDTKPGDGSGGSNKASSSTGVIVGSVVGAVAVLGLIAALGFYCYKRKQKPSGRVQSPHAMVIHPRHSGSDPDMVKITVAGGNANGGAATSEPYSQASSAPRDIHVVEAGNMVISIQVLRNVTNNFSQENILGRGGFGTVYKGELHDGTKIAVKRMESGVMGNKGLNEFKSEISVLTKVRHRNLVSLLGYCLDGNERILVYEYMPQGPVSQHLFEWKEHNLQPLEWKRRLSIALDVARGVEYLHSLAQQTFIHRDLKPSNILLGDDMKAKVADFGLVRLAPADGKCVSVETRLAGTFGYLAPEYAVTGRVTTKADVFSFGVILMELVTGRRALDDTQPEDSMHLVTWFRRMQLNNDTFQKAIDTTIDLDEETLASVSTVAQLAGHCCAREPHQRPDMGHAVNVLSTLSEVWKPADPDSDDSYGIDLDMTLPQALKKWQAFEDSSHFDGATSSFLASLDNTQTSIPTRPPGFADSFTSADGR from the exons ATGCAGTCCCCCACCGTGTCcaccgcgcggcggcggcggcccgcggGATTCCTCCTGGCCCTCGCCGTGCTCCTGGCGGCcgtcggcgcggcggcggcggcgggcggcccgGCCTCGCCGCAGGACGCCGCGGCGATGCAGGCGGTCGCCAAGGCGCTGGGCGCGGACAAGGCGCTCTCCGGATGGGGCACCGGCGACCCCTGCTCGTGGGACGGGGTGACCTGCGACTCCGGCGGCCGCGTCACCGCCGTCCAGGTCAAGAACAAAGGCCTGACGGGGACGCTGGCGCCCGAGGTCCGCAACCTCACCGCGCTCATGCGCCTCGAGCTCTTCAGCAACAGCCTCACCGGCCCGCTCCCCCCGCTGGCCGGCCTCGACTCGCTCCAGATCCTCAACATCCACGACAACCGCTTCACCTACATCCCGGGGGATTTCTTCAAGGGGCTCACCGCGCTCAAGGAGGTCTACCTCGACCACAACCCTTTCGCGGCGTGGCCGTTCCCGGCCGGCCTCGCCGACTGTGTCTCCCTCACCAACTTCTCCGCCAACAGTGTCAACATGACCGGGACGCTCCCGGACTTCCTCGGCTCGATGCCGTCCCTCCAGCAGCTCAATCTGGCAATGAACTCGCTGTCCGGACCCGTGCCGCCGTCTCTCGCCGGCGCGACGTCCCTTGAGGTGCTCTGGCTCAACGGCCAGAATGGGACCGACCGCCTCAGCGGGTCGATTAGCTTTGTGGCCAACCTGACTAAGGTCACGCAGCTGTGGCTGCACTCCAACGCCTTCACCGGCCCCTTGCCGGACTTCTCGGGGCTTACCAGCCTTTTTGAGTTGGATCTCCGGGACAACCAGCTCACCGGTCCGGTGCCAGCCAGTCTTGTCAACCTCAAGTCTCTGAAGAATGTGAGCCTGGGGAACAATTTGCTGCAGGGACCGACTCCCAACTTTGCTCCCTCTGTGGAAGTTGACAAGTCGGCGGGTAAAAATCAATTCTGCTTGCCGCCTGGACAGCCGTGTGATCCCCGTGTAGACCTGCTGCTGGAGGTAGAGGCTGGGTTCATGTACCCAGCGAAGCTCGCAGCTGGTTGGGCGGGGAACGACCCATGCAGATATCAGCTGGGCGTTGTATGTGATAGTGGTAAGAACATCACATCGCTGAATTTTGCCAAAATGGGGCTTAACGGGAGCATCTCACCATCTATCGGGAAGATTGCCACACTTCAGATGCTATTTCTTTCAGACAACAACATTACTGGCACGGTGCCGAAGGAGCTCGCTGAGTTGCCAGCACTGAGAAAGGTCGATCTGTCAAATAACAATCTATATGGGAAGCTTCCTGAATTTCGCAAGAATGTGGAGGTGATACTTGATGGCAACCCAAACTTTGGCAAGCCTGCTCCTCCGCCTGGACCAGGTGGTAGCAGCAATGACACTAAGCCTGGGGATGGAAGTGGTGGAAGCAACAAGGCTTCCTCTTCTACTGGCGTCATTGTTGGGTCAGTGGTTGGAGCTGTTGCTGTACTAGGCCTTATTGCTGCATTAGGGTTCTATTGCTATAAGAGAAAGCAGAAGCCTTCCGGAAGGGTGCAGAGTCCACATGCTATGGTCATCCATCCCCGGCACTCAGGGTCAGATCCTGACATGGTAAAGATCACAGTTGCTGGTGGAAATGCCAATGGTGGTGCGGCCACGAGCGAGCCATATAGCCAGGCAAGCAGTGCCCCCCGTGATATCCATGTCGTTGAGGCTGGGAATATGGTCATTTCAATTCAAGTACTGCGTAATGTGACCAACAACTTCAGTCAGGAGAACATCCTTGGTCGTGGTGGGTTTGGCACTGTCTACAAGGGTGAGCTCCATGATGGTACAAAAATTGCTGTGAAGCGAATGGAGTCTGGTGTTATGGGCAACAAGGGGTTAAACGAGTTCAAATCAGAGATTTCTGTGCTGACCAAGGTCCGTCATCGGAACCTTGTGTCGCTGCTTGGATACTGTCTTGATGGTAATGAGAGGATTCTTGTATATGAGTACATGCCACAGGGGCCAGTGAGCCAACACCTGTTTGAGTGGAAAGAACACAATTTGCAGCCATTGGAATGGAAGAGGCGACTCAGCATTGCGCTTGATGTTGCAAGAGGTGTTGAGTACCTGCACAGCCTTGCTCAGCAAACGTTCATCCACAGAGACTTGAAACCATCAAatatacttcttggtgatgacatGAAGGCCAAGGTGGCAGACTTTGGATTGGTGCGGCTTGCGCCAGCTGATGGGAAGTGTGTATCAGTAGAGACAAGGCTTGCTGGAACTTTTGGATATCTTGCCCCCGAGTATGCAG TTACTGGTCGTGTGACCACAAAAGCTGATGTCTTCAGCTTTGGTGTCATTTTGATGGAGCTGGTCACGGGACGCAGGGCACTTGATGACACACAGCCTGAGGATAGCATGCACCTGGTTACATGGTTCCGGAGAATGCAGCTCAACAATGATACGTTCCAGAAGGCAATCGACACAACTATCGACCTTGATGAGGAGACCTTAGCCAGCGTTAGCACGGTCGCACAGCTCGCGGGTCACTGCTGTGCTAGGGAGCCACATCAGAGGCCCGACATGGGTCATGCCGTCAACGTGCTCTCCACCCTCTCGGAAGTGTGGAAGCCCGCAGACCCAGATTCAGACGACAGTTACGGCATCGACCTGGACATGACGCTGCCTCAGGCGCTGAAGAAATGGCAGGCCTTCGAGGACAGCAGCCATTTCGATGGCGCGACCTCTTCGTTCCTGGCGAGCCTGGATAACACCCAGACCAGCATCCCGACGCGGCCTCCAGGGTTTGCTGATTCCTTCACCTCCGCCGACGGAAGATAA